Proteins encoded together in one Phyllostomus discolor isolate MPI-MPIP mPhyDis1 chromosome 6, mPhyDis1.pri.v3, whole genome shotgun sequence window:
- the LRRC32 gene encoding transforming growth factor beta activator LRRC32 isoform X1, producing MPIPSSAAAPTPQVDPGLTLLLPQRSPRLLAMSHQILPLLAVLTLGLTLSLATSPHGDKVPCKTVNKEVLCQCRGLLQVPSVLPRDIEALDLSGNQLRSILTLPLGYYTALRHLDLSSNEISFLQPGVFQALSHLEHLNLAHNRLALSTGGLGSLLLVKTLDLSGNSLYSGLVERLLGEAPALRTLTLAENSLTRLTRQTFWGTPALEWLDLHSNVLMDIEDGAFEAMPHLTHLNLSRNSLTCISDFSLQQLRVLDLSCNSIEAFQMAPEPQAGYQLTWLDLRENKLLHLPDLAALPRLIYLNVSNNLIRLPAGPPQGSEAIHAPSEGWSALPLSNPSWNASTHSLSQLLNLDLSYNEIELVPEGFLGHLTSLRFLNLSRNCLRAFEARRAGSLPCLMLLDISHNALETLELGTRALGSLRTLLLQGNALRDLPSYTFAGLASLQRLNLQGNRVSPCGGLSGPESSGCVDFSDISSLRVLNLVDNEMETLWAGTFLHTPLTELDLSSNPGLDVATGALAGLEASLEVLALQGNGLEVLQVDLPCFSCLKRLNLAENRLSRLPAWTQAVSLEVLDLRNNSFSLLPSSAMGGLETSLRRLYLQGNPLSCCGNGWLAAQLHQGRVDMDASQDLICRFSSQEEVFLSHVRPEDCEKGGLKNVNLIIILTFALVSAIVLIMLATCCCVRQQKFSQQYKA from the exons ATGCCTATCCCCTCTTccgccgccgcccccaccccgcaaGTGGACCCAGGATTGACCCTCCTTCTGCCCCAAAGGTCTCCCAGGCTCCT AGCCATGAGCCACCAGATCCTGCCGCTCCTGGCCGTGCTGACCCTGGGTCTGACCCTGAGCCTGGCTACCTCCCCACACGGAGACAAGGTGCCCTGTAAGACG gtgaACAAGGAGGTCTTGTGCCAGTGCCGTGGCCTACTCCAGGTCCCCTCGGTGCTTCCGAGGGACATCGAGGCCCTTGACCTGTCTGGAAACCAGCTTCGGAGCATCCTGACCTTGCCCCTGGGCTACTACACGGCACTTCGTCACCTGGACCTGAGCTCCAACGAGATCAGCTTCCTCCAGCCAGGCGTCTTCCAGGCCCTGTCCCACCTGGAGCACctcaacctggctcacaaccgCCTGGCGCTGAGCACTGGGGGTCTGGGTTCCCTGCTGCTCGTGAAGACCCTGGACCTGTCTGGGAACAGCCTGTACAGCGGCCTGGTGGAGCGGCTGCTGGGGGAGGCGCCAGCCCTGCGCACCCTCACGCTGGCGGAGAATAGCCTGACCCGCCTGACCCGCCAGACCTTCTGGGGCACGCCTGCACTTGAGTGGCTGGACCTGCATAGCAACGTGCTAATGGACATCGAGGACGGCGCTTTCGAGGCCATGCCCCACCTGACCCACCTGAACCTCTCCAGGAACTCCCTCACCTGCATCTCCGACTTCAGCCTGCAGCAGCTGCGGGTCTTGGACCTCAGCTGCAACAGTATTGAGGCCTTTCAAATGGCCCCGGAGCCCCAGGCCGGGTACCAGCTCACCTGGCTGGACCTGCGGGAGAACAAACTGCTCCACCTCCCTGACTTGGCTGCGCTCCCGAGACTTATCTACCTGAACGTGTCCAACAACCTCATCCGGCTCCCTGCGGGGCCACCGCAGGGCAGCGAGGCCATCCACGCACCTTCCGAGGGCTGGTCGGCCTTGCCCCTCTCGAACCCCAGCTGGAATGCCAGCACCCACTCCCTGTCCCAGCTCCTGAATCTGGACTTGAGCTACAACGAGATTGAACTTGTCCCTGAGGGATTTCTTGGTCACCTGACCTCCCTGCGCTTCCTGAACCTCAGCCGGAACTGCTTACGGGCCTTTGAGGCCCGGCGTGcgggctccctgccctgcctcatGCTCCTGGACATCAGCCACAATGCTCTGGAGACGCTAGAgctgggcaccagagccctggggTCGCTGCGGACGCTGCTCCTACAGGGCAACGCCCTGCGGGACCTACCCTCATACACCTTTGCTGGTCTGGCCAGCTTACAGAGGCTCAACCTGCAGGGGAACCGGGTCAGCCCCTGTGGGGGGCTCAGTGGGCCTGAATCCTCAGGTTGTGTGGATTTCTCTGACATCTCCTCCCTCCGCGTCCTAAACTTGGTGGACAACGAGATGGAGACGCTCTGGGCAGGCACCTTCCTCCACACACCACTTACTGAGCTAGACCTGTCTTCCAACCCTGGCCTGGATGTGGCCACAGGGGCCTTGGCGGGCCTGGAGGCCTCCTTGGAGGTCCTGGCCCTGCAAGGCAATGGGCTGGAGGTCCTACAGGTGGACTTGCCCTGCTTCAGCTGCCTCAAACGGCTCAATCTTGCCGAGAACCGCCTGAGCCGCCTGCCGGCCTGGACGCAGGCCGTGTCCCTGGAGGTGCTTGACCTGAGGAACAACAGCTTCAGCCTGCTGCCAAGCAGTGCCATGGGCGGCCTGGAGACCAGCCTCCGGCGCCTCTACCTGCAGGGGAATCCACTCAGCTGCTGCGGCAATGGCTGGCTGGCGGCCCAGCTGCACCAGGGCCGCGTGGACATGGACGCCTCCCAGGACCT
- the LRRC32 gene encoding transforming growth factor beta activator LRRC32 isoform X2, with amino-acid sequence MSHQILPLLAVLTLGLTLSLATSPHGDKVPCKTVNKEVLCQCRGLLQVPSVLPRDIEALDLSGNQLRSILTLPLGYYTALRHLDLSSNEISFLQPGVFQALSHLEHLNLAHNRLALSTGGLGSLLLVKTLDLSGNSLYSGLVERLLGEAPALRTLTLAENSLTRLTRQTFWGTPALEWLDLHSNVLMDIEDGAFEAMPHLTHLNLSRNSLTCISDFSLQQLRVLDLSCNSIEAFQMAPEPQAGYQLTWLDLRENKLLHLPDLAALPRLIYLNVSNNLIRLPAGPPQGSEAIHAPSEGWSALPLSNPSWNASTHSLSQLLNLDLSYNEIELVPEGFLGHLTSLRFLNLSRNCLRAFEARRAGSLPCLMLLDISHNALETLELGTRALGSLRTLLLQGNALRDLPSYTFAGLASLQRLNLQGNRVSPCGGLSGPESSGCVDFSDISSLRVLNLVDNEMETLWAGTFLHTPLTELDLSSNPGLDVATGALAGLEASLEVLALQGNGLEVLQVDLPCFSCLKRLNLAENRLSRLPAWTQAVSLEVLDLRNNSFSLLPSSAMGGLETSLRRLYLQGNPLSCCGNGWLAAQLHQGRVDMDASQDLICRFSSQEEVFLSHVRPEDCEKGGLKNVNLIIILTFALVSAIVLIMLATCCCVRQQKFSQQYKA; translated from the exons ATGAGCCACCAGATCCTGCCGCTCCTGGCCGTGCTGACCCTGGGTCTGACCCTGAGCCTGGCTACCTCCCCACACGGAGACAAGGTGCCCTGTAAGACG gtgaACAAGGAGGTCTTGTGCCAGTGCCGTGGCCTACTCCAGGTCCCCTCGGTGCTTCCGAGGGACATCGAGGCCCTTGACCTGTCTGGAAACCAGCTTCGGAGCATCCTGACCTTGCCCCTGGGCTACTACACGGCACTTCGTCACCTGGACCTGAGCTCCAACGAGATCAGCTTCCTCCAGCCAGGCGTCTTCCAGGCCCTGTCCCACCTGGAGCACctcaacctggctcacaaccgCCTGGCGCTGAGCACTGGGGGTCTGGGTTCCCTGCTGCTCGTGAAGACCCTGGACCTGTCTGGGAACAGCCTGTACAGCGGCCTGGTGGAGCGGCTGCTGGGGGAGGCGCCAGCCCTGCGCACCCTCACGCTGGCGGAGAATAGCCTGACCCGCCTGACCCGCCAGACCTTCTGGGGCACGCCTGCACTTGAGTGGCTGGACCTGCATAGCAACGTGCTAATGGACATCGAGGACGGCGCTTTCGAGGCCATGCCCCACCTGACCCACCTGAACCTCTCCAGGAACTCCCTCACCTGCATCTCCGACTTCAGCCTGCAGCAGCTGCGGGTCTTGGACCTCAGCTGCAACAGTATTGAGGCCTTTCAAATGGCCCCGGAGCCCCAGGCCGGGTACCAGCTCACCTGGCTGGACCTGCGGGAGAACAAACTGCTCCACCTCCCTGACTTGGCTGCGCTCCCGAGACTTATCTACCTGAACGTGTCCAACAACCTCATCCGGCTCCCTGCGGGGCCACCGCAGGGCAGCGAGGCCATCCACGCACCTTCCGAGGGCTGGTCGGCCTTGCCCCTCTCGAACCCCAGCTGGAATGCCAGCACCCACTCCCTGTCCCAGCTCCTGAATCTGGACTTGAGCTACAACGAGATTGAACTTGTCCCTGAGGGATTTCTTGGTCACCTGACCTCCCTGCGCTTCCTGAACCTCAGCCGGAACTGCTTACGGGCCTTTGAGGCCCGGCGTGcgggctccctgccctgcctcatGCTCCTGGACATCAGCCACAATGCTCTGGAGACGCTAGAgctgggcaccagagccctggggTCGCTGCGGACGCTGCTCCTACAGGGCAACGCCCTGCGGGACCTACCCTCATACACCTTTGCTGGTCTGGCCAGCTTACAGAGGCTCAACCTGCAGGGGAACCGGGTCAGCCCCTGTGGGGGGCTCAGTGGGCCTGAATCCTCAGGTTGTGTGGATTTCTCTGACATCTCCTCCCTCCGCGTCCTAAACTTGGTGGACAACGAGATGGAGACGCTCTGGGCAGGCACCTTCCTCCACACACCACTTACTGAGCTAGACCTGTCTTCCAACCCTGGCCTGGATGTGGCCACAGGGGCCTTGGCGGGCCTGGAGGCCTCCTTGGAGGTCCTGGCCCTGCAAGGCAATGGGCTGGAGGTCCTACAGGTGGACTTGCCCTGCTTCAGCTGCCTCAAACGGCTCAATCTTGCCGAGAACCGCCTGAGCCGCCTGCCGGCCTGGACGCAGGCCGTGTCCCTGGAGGTGCTTGACCTGAGGAACAACAGCTTCAGCCTGCTGCCAAGCAGTGCCATGGGCGGCCTGGAGACCAGCCTCCGGCGCCTCTACCTGCAGGGGAATCCACTCAGCTGCTGCGGCAATGGCTGGCTGGCGGCCCAGCTGCACCAGGGCCGCGTGGACATGGACGCCTCCCAGGACCT